Proteins co-encoded in one Streptomyces diastaticus subsp. diastaticus genomic window:
- a CDS encoding SDR family NAD(P)-dependent oxidoreductase translates to MPVAVITGGSKGLGRALALALAERGWSLVLTARGAGALAEAGQAAEERGAVVRTVAGDVTDAGHRGEAVAAARALGGVDLLVNNASALGASPLAGLAGLGTAGLREALETNVVAAHGLLRETLPLLRSAPAGAVVSVSSDAAVEAYPTWGGYGASKAALDHWSAVLGVEEPGLRVWAVDPGDLRTELYRTAVPDDPDEAARPEPESVVPAFLRLLDERPASGRYTASALLEAAPAAAGR, encoded by the coding sequence ATGCCGGTGGCGGTCATCACAGGGGGTTCGAAGGGGCTGGGGCGGGCGCTGGCCCTGGCGCTGGCCGAACGGGGCTGGTCGCTGGTGCTGACGGCGCGGGGCGCCGGGGCGCTGGCGGAGGCCGGGCAGGCCGCCGAGGAACGCGGGGCCGTGGTGCGGACGGTGGCCGGAGACGTGACCGACGCCGGGCACCGCGGCGAGGCGGTGGCCGCCGCACGGGCACTCGGCGGGGTGGACCTGCTGGTCAACAACGCCAGTGCGCTGGGGGCGAGCCCGCTGGCGGGGCTGGCCGGGCTGGGGACCGCGGGGCTGCGGGAGGCGCTGGAGACCAATGTGGTCGCCGCGCACGGGCTGCTGCGGGAGACGCTGCCGCTGCTGCGGTCGGCCCCGGCGGGCGCGGTGGTCTCGGTGAGTTCGGACGCGGCGGTGGAGGCGTACCCGACGTGGGGCGGCTACGGGGCGTCGAAGGCGGCGCTCGACCACTGGTCGGCGGTACTGGGGGTGGAGGAGCCGGGGCTGCGCGTGTGGGCGGTGGACCCCGGTGACCTGCGGACGGAGCTGTACCGGACGGCCGTGCCGGACGACCCGGACGAGGCGGCGCGGCCGGAGCCGGAGTCGGTCGTCCCGGCCTTCCTGCGGCTGCTGGACGAGCGGCCGGCGAGCGGGCGGTACACGGCGTCGGCACTGCTGGAGGCGGCCCCGGCCGCGGCCGGCCGGTGA
- a CDS encoding response regulator: protein MADTEREERHHHVIRVLLVDDHQVVRRGLRTFLEVQDDIEVVGEAGDGAEGVARAEELQPDVVLMDVKMPGMDGVEALRRLRELANPARVLVVTSFTEQRTVVPALRAGAGGYVYKDVDPEALARAIRSVHAGHVLLQPEVAGALLSQEENGQSQGRGGSLTEREREVLGLIADGRSNREIARALVLSEKTVKTHVSNILMKLDLADRTQAALWAVRHGMAR from the coding sequence GTGGCTGACACCGAGCGCGAGGAACGGCACCACCACGTCATCCGGGTCCTCCTCGTCGACGACCACCAGGTGGTCCGCCGCGGCCTGCGCACCTTCCTGGAGGTGCAGGACGACATCGAGGTGGTCGGCGAGGCCGGGGACGGCGCCGAAGGCGTGGCCCGCGCCGAGGAACTCCAGCCCGACGTCGTCCTGATGGACGTCAAGATGCCCGGCATGGACGGCGTCGAGGCCCTGCGCCGCCTGCGCGAACTGGCCAACCCGGCCCGCGTCCTGGTCGTCACCAGCTTCACCGAACAGCGCACCGTGGTCCCCGCCCTGCGCGCCGGGGCCGGGGGATACGTCTACAAGGACGTCGACCCCGAGGCGCTGGCCCGCGCCATCCGCTCCGTCCACGCGGGCCACGTCCTTCTCCAGCCCGAGGTCGCCGGCGCCCTCCTCAGCCAGGAGGAGAACGGCCAGAGCCAGGGCCGCGGCGGTTCCCTGACCGAACGCGAACGCGAGGTGCTCGGCCTGATCGCCGACGGCCGCTCCAACCGCGAGATCGCCCGAGCCCTCGTCCTCTCCGAGAAGACGGTGAAGACCCACGTCTCGAACATCCTGATGAAACTCGACCTCGCCGACCGCACCCAGGCCGCCCTGTGGGCCGTACGCCACGGGATGGCGCGCTGA
- a CDS encoding ABC transporter ATP-binding protein/permease, which yields MPELVLEVNGRTWTLDASRPYTLGRDPQGDIALDDARVSWRHASISWRGGSWVIEDHGSTNGTFVEGRRVQQQEIGPGSAVNLGNATDGPRLNLSGAAQAAAQQHAPAQQQAGGWAAQAPAPEQQPAPGQYAQDPYAQQQWQQPQQQVPPQGHAPHAAQGQVPQQGGQGAEPVYGDRSPTTFHQVALGRRMRIGRALENELVVSDLQVSRLHAEFTATPDGRFELRDLGSHNGTYLNGQPIPKSGTVLIGPNDIVGVGHSTFRLVGDRLEEFVDTGEVSFSARHLTVTVDGGKQILKDVTFGVPEKSVIAVIGPSGSGKSTLLKALTGYRPADQGDVLYDNRNLYKQFAELRQRIGLVPQDDILHKELTVKKALKYAAKLRFPADTTEAERQSRIDEVLGELKLDIHKEKKVTSLSGGQRKRVSVALELLTKPSLIFLDEPTSGLDPGMDRDVMQLLRGLADDGRTVLVVTHSVAELALCDKLLVMAPGGSVAYFGPPEEALNFFGYQTWADVFSAFENYRDYDWAGRWKGSQHYQMYAADIDAVASQPSDTPSAEAIRPPKPQAWGSQLMTLIRRYASVIASDKGFMGLMLALPAVLGVVSTVIPADFGLAPPTPPALFNSTAGTIMLILMVGMCFSGAANSVRELIKERVIYERERATGLSRSAYLMSKVIVLGVITAVQGVIICAIGFIPRELPEEGLMMPPAVELCLVVIALGFTSMMFGLVISSLVKTSEKTMPLLVMFAIVQVVFTGVLFKVFGSPGLEQVAWLMPSRWAMSGAASTLDLAHLMPPWDRENPTDLDPLWDATVAQWGINVAVLLVMAAVCGFAVARLLRRHEPEVMRK from the coding sequence GTGCCGGAACTCGTACTGGAAGTGAACGGACGGACCTGGACGCTCGACGCGTCCCGGCCATACACCCTCGGACGTGATCCGCAAGGGGATATCGCACTCGACGACGCCAGGGTCTCCTGGCGGCACGCGTCGATCAGCTGGAGGGGCGGCAGCTGGGTCATCGAGGACCACGGCTCCACCAACGGCACCTTCGTCGAAGGCCGCCGCGTCCAGCAGCAGGAGATCGGTCCCGGCTCGGCCGTCAACCTCGGCAACGCCACCGACGGACCGCGCCTGAACCTCAGCGGCGCCGCCCAGGCCGCCGCGCAGCAGCACGCGCCCGCGCAGCAGCAGGCGGGCGGCTGGGCCGCCCAGGCCCCGGCGCCCGAGCAGCAGCCCGCGCCCGGGCAGTACGCGCAGGACCCCTACGCCCAGCAGCAGTGGCAGCAGCCGCAGCAGCAGGTGCCGCCGCAGGGGCACGCCCCGCACGCGGCGCAGGGGCAGGTCCCGCAGCAGGGCGGGCAGGGTGCCGAGCCGGTCTACGGGGACCGCAGCCCGACCACGTTCCACCAGGTCGCCCTCGGCCGCAGGATGCGGATCGGCCGTGCGCTGGAGAACGAGCTGGTCGTCTCCGACCTCCAGGTCTCGCGGTTGCACGCGGAGTTCACCGCGACGCCCGACGGCCGGTTCGAGCTGCGCGACCTCGGCTCGCACAACGGCACGTACCTCAACGGCCAGCCGATCCCGAAGTCGGGCACCGTGCTGATCGGGCCGAACGACATCGTCGGTGTCGGCCACTCGACGTTCCGGCTGGTGGGGGACCGGCTGGAGGAGTTCGTCGACACCGGTGAGGTGTCCTTCTCCGCCCGCCACCTCACGGTCACCGTCGACGGCGGCAAGCAGATCCTCAAGGACGTCACCTTCGGCGTCCCGGAGAAGTCGGTCATCGCGGTGATCGGCCCGTCCGGCTCCGGCAAGTCGACGCTGCTCAAGGCGCTCACCGGCTACCGCCCCGCCGACCAGGGCGACGTCCTCTACGACAACCGGAACCTCTACAAGCAGTTCGCCGAGCTGCGGCAGCGCATCGGTCTGGTCCCGCAGGACGACATCCTGCACAAGGAGCTGACCGTCAAGAAGGCCCTCAAGTACGCGGCGAAGCTCCGCTTCCCCGCGGACACCACGGAGGCCGAGCGGCAGTCCCGGATCGACGAGGTCCTCGGCGAGCTGAAGCTCGACATCCACAAGGAGAAGAAGGTCACCTCCCTCTCCGGCGGCCAGCGCAAGCGCGTCTCGGTCGCCCTGGAGCTGCTGACCAAGCCCTCGCTGATCTTCCTCGACGAGCCTACGTCCGGTCTCGACCCGGGCATGGACCGCGACGTCATGCAGCTCCTGCGGGGCCTGGCCGACGACGGCCGGACCGTTCTGGTGGTCACCCACTCGGTGGCCGAGCTGGCGCTCTGCGACAAGCTGCTGGTGATGGCGCCGGGCGGCTCCGTGGCGTACTTCGGGCCGCCCGAGGAGGCACTGAACTTCTTCGGCTACCAGACCTGGGCCGACGTCTTCTCCGCCTTCGAGAACTACCGGGACTACGACTGGGCGGGCCGCTGGAAGGGCTCGCAGCACTACCAGATGTACGCGGCGGACATCGACGCCGTCGCCTCGCAGCCCAGCGACACCCCCTCGGCCGAGGCGATCCGCCCGCCCAAGCCGCAGGCATGGGGCTCGCAGCTGATGACGCTGATCCGCAGATACGCCTCGGTGATCGCCTCCGACAAGGGGTTCATGGGGCTGATGCTGGCCCTGCCGGCCGTGCTCGGTGTGGTCTCCACGGTGATCCCGGCCGACTTCGGCCTGGCCCCGCCGACCCCGCCGGCGCTCTTCAACAGCACCGCCGGGACGATCATGCTCATCCTCATGGTCGGCATGTGCTTCTCCGGCGCCGCCAACTCGGTCCGCGAGCTGATCAAGGAACGCGTCATCTACGAACGGGAACGGGCCACCGGCCTCTCCCGCTCGGCGTACCTGATGTCGAAGGTCATCGTCCTCGGCGTGATCACCGCCGTGCAGGGTGTCATCATCTGCGCCATCGGCTTCATCCCGCGCGAGCTGCCCGAAGAGGGCCTGATGATGCCCCCGGCCGTCGAGCTGTGCCTGGTCGTCATCGCCCTCGGCTTCACCTCGATGATGTTCGGCCTGGTCATCTCCTCGCTGGTGAAGACCTCCGAGAAGACCATGCCGCTGCTGGTGATGTTCGCGATCGTCCAGGTCGTCTTCACCGGCGTGCTCTTCAAGGTCTTCGGCTCACCGGGCCTGGAGCAGGTCGCCTGGCTGATGCCCTCGCGCTGGGCGATGTCCGGCGCGGCCTCGACCCTGGACCTGGCCCACCTCATGCCGCCGTGGGACCGCGAGAACCCGACCGACCTCGACCCGCTCTGGGACGCCACGGTCGCCCAGTGGGGGATCAACGTCGCCGTGCTGCTGGTGATGGCCGCGGTCTGCGGCTTCGCCGTGGCCCGGCTGCTGCGCCGCCACGAACCCGAGGTCATGCGCAAGTGA
- a CDS encoding SixA phosphatase family protein — protein sequence MSAAESSTGTTPGPSPVRTIAVVRHAKAEWSDSSDHERPLTDRGRLDAPAVGSRLAATGLPFGLALCSTATRTRETWRLAVAELPRRPRTAYEERVYEASPGELIAVLNEVDDEVRNLVLVGHNPGVQGITEVLAGSAEPEAAALIGRRGFPTAALALLTFTGPWKSLEPGSATLTEFWTPHPG from the coding sequence ATGAGTGCCGCTGAGTCGTCCACCGGGACCACCCCCGGACCGTCCCCCGTCCGCACCATCGCCGTCGTCCGCCACGCCAAGGCCGAATGGTCCGACAGCAGCGACCACGAGCGCCCACTGACCGACCGGGGCCGCCTCGACGCCCCCGCCGTCGGCAGCCGGCTCGCCGCCACCGGCCTCCCCTTCGGCCTGGCCCTCTGCTCCACCGCCACCCGCACCCGCGAGACCTGGCGGCTCGCCGTCGCCGAACTGCCCCGGCGCCCCAGGACCGCCTACGAGGAGCGGGTCTACGAGGCGTCGCCCGGCGAGCTGATCGCCGTGCTCAACGAGGTCGACGACGAGGTCCGCAACCTCGTGCTGGTCGGCCACAACCCGGGTGTCCAGGGCATCACCGAGGTCCTCGCGGGCAGCGCCGAGCCGGAGGCCGCCGCGCTGATCGGCCGCCGCGGCTTCCCCACCGCCGCCCTCGCCCTGCTGACCTTCACCGGACCCTGGAAGAGCCTGGAGCCCGGCTCGGCGACCCTCACCGAGTTCTGGACCCCGCACCCGGGCTGA
- a CDS encoding chaplin family protein encodes MVAGGILAAGAGAASATGGAQADGAAVHSPGVGSGNVVQVPVQVPVNVVGNTVNVVGLLNPAFGNLGLNG; translated from the coding sequence ATGGTCGCCGGCGGCATCCTCGCCGCCGGCGCGGGCGCGGCCTCCGCCACCGGCGGTGCCCAGGCGGACGGCGCCGCCGTCCACTCCCCGGGCGTCGGTTCGGGCAACGTCGTCCAGGTCCCCGTGCAGGTCCCGGTCAACGTGGTCGGCAACACCGTGAACGTCGTCGGGCTCCTCAACCCCGCCTTCGGCAACCTCGGCCTCAACGGCTGA
- the serB gene encoding phosphoserine phosphatase SerB has protein sequence MSASQPPETTGAPAADVPTLLVKIFGKDRPGITAGLFDTLAAFSVDVVDIEQVVTRGRIVLCALVTEPAGVSEGELRATVHGWAESLKLQAEIISGIGDNLPRGLGRSHVTVLGNPLTSESTAAIAARITGTGGNIDRIFRLAKYPVTAVEFAVSGTETETLRTALATQAAALGVDVAVMASGLGRRAQRLVVMDVDSTLIQDEVIELFAAHAGCEEQVAEVTAAAMRGELDFEQSLHARVALLAGLDASVVEKVRGEVRLTPGARTLIRTLKRLGYQVGVVSGGFTQVTDDLRERLGLDFAQANTLEIVDGKLTGRVIGEIVDRAGKARLLRRFAAEAGLPLNQTVAIGDGANDLDMLNAAGLGVAFNAKPVVREAAHTAVNVPFLDTVLYLLGITREEVEAADALDS, from the coding sequence ATGAGCGCATCGCAGCCCCCAGAGACCACCGGCGCACCGGCCGCCGACGTCCCCACTCTGCTCGTCAAGATCTTCGGCAAGGACCGCCCGGGGATCACCGCGGGCCTGTTCGACACCCTCGCGGCCTTCTCCGTCGACGTGGTCGACATCGAGCAGGTCGTGACCCGGGGGCGCATCGTGCTGTGCGCCCTGGTGACGGAACCGGCGGGGGTGAGCGAGGGAGAGCTGCGGGCGACCGTGCACGGCTGGGCCGAGTCGTTGAAGCTCCAGGCCGAGATCATCTCCGGGATCGGCGACAACCTCCCGCGCGGTCTCGGCCGCTCCCACGTCACCGTCCTCGGCAACCCGCTGACCTCCGAGTCGACCGCCGCCATAGCGGCCCGGATCACCGGGACCGGCGGCAACATCGACCGGATCTTCCGGCTTGCCAAGTACCCGGTGACGGCGGTGGAGTTCGCCGTCTCCGGCACCGAGACCGAGACCCTGCGGACCGCGTTGGCGACCCAGGCGGCGGCGCTCGGCGTGGACGTCGCCGTGATGGCCTCCGGTCTCGGGCGGCGGGCGCAGCGGCTGGTGGTGATGGACGTCGACTCGACACTGATCCAGGACGAGGTCATCGAGCTGTTCGCGGCCCACGCGGGGTGCGAGGAGCAGGTGGCCGAGGTGACGGCGGCGGCGATGCGCGGCGAGCTGGATTTCGAGCAGTCGCTGCACGCCCGGGTGGCGCTGCTGGCGGGGCTCGACGCGTCGGTGGTCGAGAAGGTGCGCGGCGAGGTGCGGCTGACCCCCGGCGCGCGCACGCTGATCAGGACGCTCAAGCGACTCGGCTACCAGGTCGGGGTGGTCTCGGGCGGGTTCACCCAGGTGACCGACGACCTCAGGGAGCGGCTCGGGCTGGACTTCGCGCAGGCCAACACCTTGGAGATCGTCGACGGGAAGCTGACCGGCCGGGTCATCGGGGAGATCGTGGACCGGGCGGGCAAGGCGCGGCTGCTGCGCCGGTTCGCGGCCGAGGCGGGGCTCCCGCTCAACCAGACGGTGGCGATCGGGGACGGCGCCAACGACCTCGACATGCTGAACGCCGCGGGGCTCGGCGTGGCCTTCAACGCCAAGCCGGTGGTCCGCGAGGCCGCCCACACCGCGGTCAACGTGCCGTTCCTGGACACCGTGCTCTACCTGCTGGGCATCACCCGCGAGGAGGTCGAGGCGGCCGACGCCCTCGACTCCTGA
- a CDS encoding S-adenosylmethionine:tRNA ribosyltransferase-isomerase → MSARAVVGRVPEELSARVPVEEREPGRGRDGVRLLVSAGERLPRVGWFTELPGLLRAGDLLVVNTSATLPAAADGRLGGTAVVVHFSTRADGPGPGERWAVELRSPDGRGTTRPRSGGPAGAVVALADGARLELVEPLTPGAGRLWWARAEGFGAPAADRAGSAVVAWLHRHARPIRYAYTARDQPLSAYRTVFSAAGEDRGGSAEMPSAGRPFTARTVTELVRAGVQFAPVTLHTGVASSEAHEPPYPEPFSVSPHAAWLVNAVRAGGGRVIAVGTTAVRALESAAGPDGRVRAASGWTGLVVTPERGVRCVDGLLTGLHEPEASHLLMLEAVAGAAAVERGYEAAVGAGLLWHEFGDVHLLTRRE, encoded by the coding sequence GTGAGCGCCCGGGCGGTGGTGGGCCGGGTCCCCGAGGAGTTGTCGGCGCGCGTGCCGGTGGAGGAGCGGGAGCCGGGGCGAGGGCGGGACGGGGTGCGGCTGCTGGTCTCGGCCGGGGAGCGGCTCCCGCGGGTGGGGTGGTTCACGGAGCTGCCGGGGCTGCTGCGGGCCGGGGACCTGCTGGTGGTCAACACCTCGGCGACGCTGCCCGCGGCGGCGGACGGGCGGCTGGGCGGCACGGCGGTGGTGGTCCACTTCTCCACGCGTGCGGACGGGCCGGGACCCGGTGAGCGCTGGGCCGTCGAACTGCGTTCCCCGGACGGGCGCGGGACCACGAGGCCACGTTCCGGCGGCCCGGCCGGGGCCGTGGTGGCGCTGGCGGACGGGGCGCGGCTGGAGCTGGTGGAGCCGCTGACGCCGGGGGCCGGGCGGCTGTGGTGGGCGCGGGCGGAGGGGTTCGGGGCACCGGCCGCCGACAGGGCGGGTTCGGCGGTGGTGGCGTGGCTGCACCGGCACGCGCGGCCGATCCGGTACGCGTACACGGCGCGGGACCAGCCCCTGTCCGCGTACCGGACGGTGTTCTCGGCGGCCGGGGAGGACCGCGGCGGGTCGGCGGAGATGCCGAGCGCGGGCCGTCCCTTCACGGCGCGGACGGTCACGGAGCTGGTCCGGGCCGGCGTGCAGTTCGCTCCGGTGACGCTCCACACGGGCGTCGCCTCGTCCGAGGCTCACGAGCCTCCCTACCCGGAGCCGTTCTCGGTGTCGCCGCACGCGGCGTGGCTGGTCAACGCGGTACGCGCCGGGGGCGGGCGGGTGATCGCGGTGGGCACGACGGCGGTACGGGCGCTGGAGTCGGCGGCCGGCCCGGACGGCCGGGTGCGGGCCGCCTCCGGCTGGACCGGCCTGGTGGTGACGCCCGAGCGCGGGGTGCGCTGTGTGGACGGTCTGCTGACCGGCCTGCACGAGCCGGAGGCTTCCCACCTGCTGATGCTGGAGGCCGTCGCGGGTGCGGCCGCCGTGGAGCGCGGGTACGAGGCCGCGGTGGGCGCGGGGCTGCTGTGGCACGAGTTCGGGGACGTGCATCTGCTGACGCGGAGGGAGTGA
- a CDS encoding GAF domain-containing sensor histidine kinase, translating to MTDPTSPARTGGRPPGAGLLAVSSALLAMSRPLEVRDVLKTIVASARELLDAEYAALGVPDDHGGFAQFVVDGVSDAQWKAIGPLPRQHGILAAMLHDDHPQRLADVREDPRFGGWPDAHPEMSDFLGLPIRDGDRTIGALYLANKRCPKPEGGCGFTEADEELLSILAQHAAIALTNARLYERSRELTIAEERSRLAHELHDAVSQKLFSLRLTAQAATALVDRDPVRAKEELHQVAALAAEAAEELRAAVVELRPAALDEDGLVATLRTQVQVLDRAHAARVTFTATGVRALPAAQEEALLRVAQEALHNALRHSGGRHVEVALEKKGSGAVLTVRDDGSGFDPEATREAGRHLGLVSMRDRAGGVGGRLTVHAEPGRGTTIEMEVPGG from the coding sequence ATGACCGACCCCACGAGCCCCGCCAGGACCGGCGGCCGGCCGCCCGGCGCCGGGCTCCTCGCGGTGAGCTCCGCGCTGCTCGCGATGAGCCGCCCCCTGGAGGTCCGCGACGTCCTCAAGACGATCGTCGCCTCCGCCCGCGAACTGCTCGACGCCGAGTACGCCGCCCTGGGCGTCCCGGACGATCACGGCGGCTTCGCCCAGTTCGTCGTCGACGGCGTCAGCGACGCCCAGTGGAAGGCGATCGGGCCGCTCCCGCGCCAGCACGGCATCCTCGCCGCGATGCTCCACGACGATCACCCGCAGCGCCTCGCCGACGTCCGCGAGGACCCCCGCTTCGGCGGCTGGCCGGACGCCCACCCCGAGATGTCCGACTTCCTCGGCCTGCCCATTCGCGACGGCGACCGCACCATCGGCGCCCTCTACCTCGCCAACAAGCGCTGCCCCAAGCCCGAGGGCGGCTGCGGCTTCACCGAGGCCGACGAGGAACTCCTGTCGATCCTCGCCCAGCACGCCGCCATCGCCCTCACCAACGCCCGCCTCTACGAACGCAGCCGCGAGCTGACCATCGCCGAGGAACGCTCCCGCCTCGCCCACGAACTCCACGACGCCGTCAGCCAGAAGCTGTTCTCCCTGCGCCTCACCGCCCAGGCCGCCACCGCGCTGGTCGACCGCGACCCGGTCCGCGCCAAGGAGGAGCTGCACCAGGTCGCCGCGCTCGCCGCCGAGGCCGCCGAGGAACTCCGCGCCGCCGTCGTGGAACTGCGCCCCGCGGCCTTGGACGAGGACGGCCTCGTCGCCACCCTGCGCACCCAGGTGCAGGTCCTCGACCGGGCCCACGCCGCCCGCGTCACCTTCACCGCGACCGGCGTCCGCGCGCTCCCCGCCGCCCAGGAGGAGGCCCTTCTGCGGGTGGCCCAGGAGGCGCTGCACAACGCGCTCCGCCACTCCGGCGGCCGCCACGTGGAGGTGGCCCTGGAGAAGAAGGGGAGCGGTGCCGTGCTGACCGTGCGCGACGACGGCAGCGGGTTCGACCCCGAGGCCACCCGGGAAGCCGGACGACATCTGGGCCTGGTCTCCATGCGGGACCGGGCCGGCGGCGTGGGCGGCCGCCTCACCGTGCACGCGGAGCCCGGCAGGGGCACCACGATCGAGATGGAGGTACCCGGTGGCTGA
- a CDS encoding CynX/NimT family MFS transporter, protein MVLMAREGTDTETRSAPAQRPAPTEQPHATAGHSAVRTWAVRLMPFAVVLAALNLRPAITSLGALLEEVRDGLGMSGSVAGLLTSVPPLCFALFGVMAPRLARRFGPPAVVCAGMAAIAVGLLVRPFTGATPAFLLFSALALMGIAVSNVLMPVIVKRWFPDRVGTMTGLYSMALAVGTSAAAALTVPLTRALGDDWRFGLLVWAALGVAAVLPWLLFVRERQDQDAPPHTAAAPAAKLSMVRSPTAWALAVFFGLQATGAYITMGWMAQIFRDAGVAAGTAGILLAVTMAMGIPLAFVIPRVATRLPRQGPVVVVLATCGLMGYAGLYLWPVGGAWLWAVLLGVSNCAFPLALTMIGMRARTGPGVASLSAFAQSTGYLISIPGPLLVGVLYQHSGGWGLPIALMAALMVPQIVAGVLAGKNRVIEDEAAARA, encoded by the coding sequence ATGGTGCTCATGGCACGTGAAGGCACCGACACCGAGACGAGGTCCGCCCCCGCCCAGCGGCCCGCACCCACCGAGCAGCCCCACGCCACCGCCGGGCACTCCGCGGTCCGCACCTGGGCCGTGCGGCTCATGCCGTTCGCCGTCGTGCTCGCCGCGCTCAACCTCCGCCCCGCCATCACCAGCCTCGGTGCCCTCCTGGAGGAGGTCCGGGACGGACTGGGCATGAGTGGCAGCGTCGCCGGGCTGCTGACCTCCGTGCCCCCGCTCTGCTTCGCCCTCTTCGGCGTCATGGCGCCCCGGCTGGCCCGCCGCTTCGGCCCGCCCGCCGTGGTCTGCGCCGGGATGGCCGCCATCGCGGTCGGCCTGCTGGTCCGCCCCTTCACCGGTGCCACCCCGGCGTTCCTGCTCTTCAGCGCCCTGGCCCTGATGGGCATCGCGGTCAGCAACGTCCTCATGCCGGTCATCGTCAAGCGCTGGTTCCCCGACCGGGTCGGCACCATGACCGGCCTGTACTCCATGGCGCTGGCCGTCGGCACCTCCGCCGCGGCCGCCCTCACCGTGCCGCTGACCCGCGCGCTCGGCGACGACTGGCGCTTCGGCCTGCTGGTCTGGGCCGCCCTCGGCGTCGCCGCCGTGCTGCCCTGGCTGCTCTTCGTCCGTGAGCGGCAGGACCAGGACGCACCCCCCCACACCGCGGCGGCGCCGGCCGCCAAGCTCAGCATGGTCCGCAGTCCCACCGCCTGGGCGCTGGCCGTCTTCTTCGGTCTCCAGGCCACCGGCGCCTACATCACCATGGGGTGGATGGCGCAGATCTTCCGCGACGCCGGCGTCGCCGCGGGCACCGCCGGCATCCTGCTCGCCGTGACCATGGCCATGGGCATCCCGCTCGCCTTCGTCATCCCCCGCGTCGCGACCCGCCTGCCCCGCCAGGGCCCGGTCGTGGTCGTCCTCGCCACCTGCGGCCTGATGGGCTACGCCGGGCTCTACCTCTGGCCGGTCGGCGGTGCCTGGCTCTGGGCCGTCCTGCTCGGCGTCTCCAACTGCGCCTTCCCGCTCGCCCTCACCATGATCGGTATGCGCGCCAGGACCGGCCCCGGGGTCGCCTCGCTCTCCGCCTTCGCCCAGAGCACCGGCTACCTCATCTCCATCCCCGGCCCGCTCCTGGTCGGCGTCCTCTACCAGCACAGCGGCGGCTGGGGCCTGCCCATCGCCCTGATGGCCGCCCTGATGGTGCCGCAGATCGTCGCCGGCGTCCTCGCGGGCAAGAACCGCGTCATCGAGGACGAGGCCGCCGCGCGGGCCTGA
- a CDS encoding transglycosylase SLT domain-containing protein, with the protein MTQSRILGLNTLTRNQKISIAGVATAGVAALTVSLVPGSSSTEIEPVAASHSAVAPAWSTAKQWEQSSELSDHLAQQQVIAYQGAKSAAAEAKKAEAVKKAEAEKKAANERKAEESASRSAERSTPAYANNLDGWIREALDIMQDKGIPGSYEGLHRNIMRESSGDPQAINNWDINAINGVPSKGLLQVIQPTFDAYHVAGTKHDLYDPVANITAAANYAADRYGTIDNVDSAY; encoded by the coding sequence ATGACGCAGTCCCGCATTCTCGGTCTGAACACGCTGACCCGAAACCAGAAGATCTCCATCGCCGGTGTCGCCACCGCGGGCGTCGCCGCCCTGACGGTCTCCCTCGTTCCGGGCTCGTCCTCGACCGAGATCGAGCCTGTCGCCGCCTCCCACTCGGCCGTGGCCCCCGCGTGGTCGACCGCCAAGCAGTGGGAGCAGAGCTCCGAGCTGAGCGACCACCTCGCCCAGCAGCAGGTCATCGCCTACCAGGGCGCGAAGTCCGCCGCCGCCGAGGCCAAGAAGGCCGAGGCCGTCAAGAAGGCCGAGGCCGAGAAGAAGGCCGCCAACGAGCGCAAGGCCGAGGAGTCGGCCAGCCGCTCCGCCGAGCGCTCGACGCCGGCCTACGCCAACAACCTCGACGGCTGGATCCGTGAGGCCCTCGACATCATGCAGGACAAGGGCATCCCCGGCTCCTACGAGGGTCTGCACCGCAACATCATGCGTGAGTCCTCGGGTGACCCGCAGGCCATCAACAACTGGGACATCAACGCCATCAACGGCGTCCCGTCCAAGGGTCTGCTCCAGGTCATCCAGCCGACCTTCGACGCCTACCACGTCGCGGGCACCAAGCACGACCTGTACGACCCGGTCGCCAACATCACCGCCGCCGCCAACTACGCGGCCGACCGGTACGGCACCATCGACAACGTCGACAGCGCGTACTGA
- a CDS encoding SGM_5486 family transporter-associated protein has protein sequence MGVLEPNPPNGQRKFLGLLSLILGISVIIGVIAVIASP, from the coding sequence ATGGGCGTACTGGAACCGAACCCTCCGAACGGGCAGCGCAAGTTTCTCGGCCTGCTCAGCCTGATACTCGGCATCAGCGTGATCATCGGCGTCATCGCCGTCATCGCCTCCCCCTGA